A stretch of the Photobacterium sp. CCB-ST2H9 genome encodes the following:
- the yqiA gene encoding esterase YqiA, whose product MDALLLYLHGFNSSPQSMKAQQMADYCRTERPDIRVEIPQLPCYPSQAAQFIDTLVTHLKPTYRIGLVGSSLGGYLATWLSQRHGLPAVLVNPAVKPFELLMDYLGEQMNPYTDEVYSLAPHHMDELKALEIGQLSHPELLWLLQQEGDEVLDYRQAVEKYAACRQTVEPEGDHSFIGFNRYPADIVRFLGL is encoded by the coding sequence ATGGACGCACTGCTGCTTTATCTTCACGGTTTCAACAGCTCTCCCCAATCAATGAAAGCTCAGCAGATGGCGGATTACTGCCGGACTGAGCGCCCGGACATCCGGGTCGAGATCCCACAACTGCCCTGCTATCCAAGCCAGGCAGCGCAGTTTATTGATACATTAGTGACTCATCTGAAGCCGACATACCGGATTGGGTTGGTCGGCAGTTCTCTGGGCGGCTATCTGGCGACCTGGCTGAGCCAGCGACACGGATTACCTGCGGTGCTGGTGAATCCCGCCGTGAAGCCTTTTGAACTGTTGATGGATTACCTGGGTGAGCAGATGAACCCCTATACTGACGAAGTGTATTCCCTGGCGCCGCATCATATGGATGAGCTGAAAGCGCTGGAGATCGGGCAACTGAGTCATCCCGAACTGTTGTGGTTGCTGCAGCAGGAAGGGGATGAAGTGCTTGATTACCGCCAGGCGGTGGAAAAATACGCAGCCTGTCGTCAGACGGTAGAACCGGAAGGGGATCACAGTTTCATCGGATTTAATCGCTATCCCGCCGATATCGTCCGCTTTTTAGGTTTATAA